TATTGCCGCCAAGATTCTCAAGAGTACAGGTAACATCACTATGGTTGTCGATAATCTCGAAAAATGCGGTTTGGTCCGGCGTGAACGCGACAATGAGGACCGCCGTTTTTTAACCATCCACCTGACGGAATCGGGGACAAAATTGATCGCCGGAGTCTTTACTGAAGTTGAAGCAGCTATCGTTAAGGAAATGGCGGCACTAACCGAGAGTGAACAGGATTTAATCGGAAACTTGTGTAAAATATTGGGAAAGAAGGAGGTGTAATGTAGGGGCGGTTTTTTTAGGATGATAGTTTAACATCAAATAAATATTTTTTTAACCTCAAGGAGAATAACCATGAAAAGACGGATCATTGCCATCACCACCACCATCGTCGCGCTTGTCCTTCCGGGCCTGTAAAGGATTTTGTGTAAATGGGTTTGTCGGTTAATAAGTCGGCATCCTGTCGCCGAAGATGATCGTAAACTGATTGAGTGCCGATTTC
This genomic window from Deltaproteobacteria bacterium HGW-Deltaproteobacteria-4 contains:
- a CDS encoding MarR family transcriptional regulator, yielding MKKPGSPTYRALNTYTKLMRAAESVTSRVHRVLAAPKLTISQFGVLEALYHKGPLCQKDIAAKILKSTGNITMVVDNLEKCGLVRRERDNEDRRFLTIHLTESGTKLIAGVFTEVEAAIVKEMAALTESEQDLIGNLCKILGKKEV